The Dehalococcoidia bacterium genome has a segment encoding these proteins:
- a CDS encoding ABC transporter permease, whose translation MASYLLRRLALFVPMLFGITMITFVVANLAPGDPINALISPEDQLREEDLERMRRALGLDRPVPVRYAVWVKELLTGNFGYSYFTKQPVLDRVLPRLLPTIELTGVALLISLLVGVGFGVISALRQYSVWDYTLSVLSLIGLSIPTFFFGLVALLVFGLLWPVLPVFGMSSGEPDLPLLNKVGDNLRHTLLPAAVLSIDLVATNTRYARTAMLDVLGADYVRTARSKGLDEWVVMGRHAFRNAVLPIITITSLRLPLLLGGAVVIEVVFSWPGLGQLSVDAIHQRDYPVLMALTLFLSTLVLVSNLMADVLYAYADPRIRYDDA comes from the coding sequence TTGGCCTCTTATCTTCTCCGACGCCTAGCACTGTTTGTGCCGATGCTCTTTGGCATCACGATGATTACTTTTGTAGTCGCGAACCTCGCTCCCGGAGACCCGATAAACGCCCTCATCAGTCCCGAAGACCAGCTCCGCGAGGAGGACCTAGAGCGCATGCGCCGCGCGCTCGGACTGGACAGACCAGTCCCCGTTCGCTACGCCGTATGGGTGAAGGAACTGCTCACAGGGAACTTCGGGTACTCCTACTTCACGAAGCAGCCGGTGCTGGACCGGGTCCTTCCGCGCCTGTTGCCAACGATCGAGCTGACAGGTGTCGCACTATTGATCTCACTCCTCGTTGGAGTTGGATTCGGGGTGATCTCCGCGTTGCGACAGTACAGCGTGTGGGACTATACCCTCAGTGTGCTCTCTCTCATCGGACTGTCGATCCCGACTTTCTTCTTCGGTTTGGTTGCGTTGTTGGTCTTCGGGCTGCTCTGGCCTGTGTTGCCAGTGTTTGGAATGTCGAGTGGAGAGCCCGACCTGCCTCTGTTGAACAAGGTCGGGGATAACCTGCGGCACACCTTACTGCCTGCGGCTGTTCTGTCGATTGACCTGGTGGCGACCAACACGCGATACGCTCGTACCGCGATGCTTGACGTGCTGGGCGCTGACTACGTTCGCACAGCCCGATCGAAGGGCCTCGATGAATGGGTGGTAATGGGCAGACACGCATTCAGGAACGCGGTGCTGCCCATCATCACGATCACAAGTCTCAGGCTGCCCCTGTTGCTGGGCGGCGCGGTCGTGATTGAGGTGGTCTTTTCATGGCCGGGCCTGGGGCAGCTCTCGGTCGATGCGATCCACCAACGTGACTACCCCGTGCTGATGGCGCTGACACTGTTCCTTTCGACTCTGGTCCTGGTTTCCAACCTGATGGCGGATGTCCTGTACGCCTACGCCGACCCAAGAATCCGCTACGACGATGCGTAA
- a CDS encoding ABC transporter permease: protein MWVRFRRHRLSLLGIAILAVFAFGSIFAPLLSFHDPNYVDLDQIKDPPSLNHLLGTDSAGRDVWARLLFGSRVTLVIAACALLIGVFIGSTIGLVSGYFGGWIDNVLMRFTELVMTFPQLFALIILVSIIGGSVFNIMWIIGILGWTGIARLVRGQVLMIREMEYVTAAEALGASDWRILSSHILPATMPYVAVAGTLGLASAILIEAALNFLGLGVQIPTPTWGNMMTAAQSIHVIQNEPWLWIPPGLAIALTVLAVNFVGDGIRDALDPRIQIE from the coding sequence ATGTGGGTGCGTTTTCGCCGACACCGTCTTTCACTGCTCGGCATTGCGATCCTGGCCGTGTTCGCCTTCGGCTCGATCTTCGCGCCGCTCCTCTCTTTTCACGACCCCAATTACGTTGATCTGGACCAGATCAAGGACCCTCCCAGCCTGAATCACCTGCTTGGGACAGATTCTGCCGGGCGTGACGTATGGGCCAGGCTGCTGTTCGGTTCCAGGGTGACTCTCGTCATCGCAGCGTGCGCCCTGTTAATCGGCGTGTTCATTGGGTCCACTATTGGGCTGGTTTCGGGTTACTTTGGCGGATGGATCGACAATGTGTTGATGCGCTTCACCGAACTGGTCATGACCTTCCCGCAGCTGTTCGCGCTGATAATCCTGGTGTCCATCATCGGCGGCAGCGTCTTCAATATCATGTGGATTATCGGCATCCTCGGCTGGACGGGAATCGCGCGTCTTGTCCGGGGTCAGGTGTTGATGATACGTGAGATGGAGTATGTGACCGCCGCAGAGGCACTTGGCGCGAGCGACTGGCGCATCCTGTCCTCGCACATCCTGCCTGCCACCATGCCGTACGTGGCAGTTGCCGGAACACTTGGCCTTGCCAGTGCAATACTCATCGAGGCAGCGCTGAACTTCCTTGGGCTCGGTGTCCAGATCCCCACGCCCACGTGGGGCAACATGATGACCGCTGCCCAATCGATCCACGTCATCCAGAACGAGCCATGGCTGTGGATTCCTCCCGGTCTGGCTATCGCGCTGACCGTGCTTGCGGTCAACTTCGTTGGCGACGGGATACGAGACGCTCTCGACCCTCGAATCCAGATCGAGTAG
- a CDS encoding zinc-binding alcohol dehydrogenase: MIREPYRVVVEQAETPEPEPGQIVVRTTLSGISAGTEMNLYRGTNPDLVRRRWGEQFAYPFVPGYQALGTVVHRNPEVTGFEVGDRVFTGGSHSEITVANTSRCFRLPDDLTDEQASLLSVARVALHGVRRGKIEFGESVAVVGMGLMGQLAIQHARLAGAASTIAVDIDPWRLEVARELGADHVIDPSSGDPAQQIMDYTESGADVVLETAGVSSAVPVALALGRYGARVVIVGWHLQPISIELAEDLLYKELDLLPSRAGGLGDEAPPHVLRWNTRRNTELLIQLLVEDSLQVDRLVTHVVPAENIASVYEMIHKRSEQSLHVALDWRDY, encoded by the coding sequence GTGATCAGGGAACCCTACAGGGTGGTCGTCGAACAGGCCGAGACGCCTGAACCAGAACCCGGACAGATTGTGGTCCGCACTACGCTTTCGGGGATCAGCGCCGGGACTGAAATGAACCTGTATCGTGGGACCAACCCCGACCTCGTCAGGCGACGCTGGGGAGAGCAGTTCGCCTATCCGTTCGTGCCCGGATACCAGGCGCTCGGCACCGTGGTGCACCGCAACCCGGAAGTAACAGGCTTCGAGGTCGGAGACCGCGTCTTCACAGGCGGCAGTCACTCGGAGATCACCGTGGCCAACACCAGCCGCTGCTTCAGGTTGCCCGACGACCTCACCGATGAGCAGGCATCCCTACTGTCCGTCGCGCGGGTTGCTTTGCACGGCGTCCGCAGGGGCAAAATCGAGTTTGGGGAGAGCGTTGCCGTTGTCGGTATGGGGCTGATGGGACAGCTCGCCATCCAGCACGCACGTCTCGCCGGAGCGGCCTCTACCATAGCTGTAGACATAGATCCGTGGCGTCTCGAGGTTGCCCGAGAACTGGGTGCTGACCATGTAATTGACCCCAGCTCAGGCGATCCAGCCCAGCAGATCATGGACTACACCGAGTCCGGAGCCGACGTGGTACTGGAGACCGCCGGCGTCTCCTCAGCGGTTCCCGTGGCGCTCGCGCTCGGACGATACGGAGCCAGGGTAGTAATCGTCGGATGGCATCTTCAGCCCATATCGATAGAACTCGCTGAAGACCTGCTGTACAAGGAGTTGGACCTCCTGCCGTCGCGTGCCGGCGGTCTCGGTGACGAAGCACCCCCACACGTGCTGCGATGGAACACTCGGCGAAACACTGAACTTCTCATTCAGCTTCTGGTCGAAGATAGCCTGCAGGTGGACAGACTCGTGACTCACGTCG